Part of the Carassius auratus strain Wakin unplaced genomic scaffold, ASM336829v1 scaf_tig00000272, whole genome shotgun sequence genome, TTTCTGCAGTTAAGCCCATCTggtgtcagagagtgaatgtgctttcattcagcgcgtccCTCATGTGTTCCCCCATGATCTTCTCATgtctgcttgtttacatcagagcgcacacACGTCGTTCAAGTAGCATAAAGCAGTGcggtgcattttgaccagttgatgggaaaagtattcttaaaatgcatacTAAATTCTGAATGATTTATCATGTATAATTATTCACGTATTTAGTAGTGACCACgataaaaaatattgtgcatattcattacagATATGGGTTATTTAGGTCACCATGAGCTATATTTATCCTTTCTGCCCTCTGGGTTATAGGTGTCATCAGGACAGCTTTGCCGAACATGGACAGAGAAACTAGAGAGATGTACTCCGTCATCATCCAAGCCAAAGACATGGCCGGCTCTGTCGGGGGTCTGTCCGGATCCACAACAGTCAACATCTCACTGACAGACGTCAACGACAATCCACCACGATTCTCTCAAAGTATGATCCTCTGCTTCTCTCAATCTCGATCACCATGGGAAAAAAATCTGGATTTAAGGCATGCGTCACACCCCTTCTATAGAAACCATCTAATCTTTAAATCCTTTTGAATGTACTGTGAATTTATCCCACATGGTTGAATTAATTTAAGCTTTACTTTGTGAACGtaaacaactttttttgagcTTGCTCAGGTTTAACCCCCACCCCTGCAAATTAGCTGAGCATAAGcaacactttttttaatatttgcatcAAAAGATTTTGCATGTTTAATAAAATTGCATCTGTTCTGTTTGTATTTATTCTCCACTTCAGAGAACTATCAGCTGTATGTGCCAGAATCCGCTCAGGTAGGGAAAGCAGTTGGTAAAATCAAAGCGAACGATGAAGACCTTGGTGTCAACGCTGAGATGACTTACAGAATTACCAATGAAGAAGGAGCTGCCATGTTTTCCATCTCTTCAGACAGTGACAAGAGAGAAGGAATCATCTCCCTCAGAAAGGTCTGAACTAGACGTTCACACAAAACCAATGGGTTCAACAGCGATGTAAATTCATGTCTGCTTATTCATCCATGTCCTGTCTTTTCCCAAGCCGGCTAAATGTCTTTTCTGCATCTCCCTTGATCTTATTACTGATGTCCTTTCTAGCCTCTGGACTACGAGAAGAAGAAAGCATACTCTTTGAACATAGAAGGTGTCAACACCCATCTGGATCCTCGTTTTTCTTACCTGGGCCCTTTCAAAGACACCACCACGCTCAAGCTTATCATTGGGGATGTTGATGAAGCTCCGGTTTTTACTATGGACTACTATATCATGGATGTGTATGAAAATGCTCCGGCTGGGACAGAGGTTGGCATGGTAACTGCTCAAGACCCGGACAGCACAAGAAGCAAAGTCAGGTGAGTTTTTGACATGTGGccgagtatggtgacccacatTTGAAActtatgctctgcatttaacccatccaagtgcacactatatatatatatatatatatatatatatatatatatatatatatatatatactaacataaaatgataattatactttatttggagtatttcttacaatgcatattaatataatgccttaaatgtttttcaaaaaaaatattaatgaggattgtatgatccCTTTATAATATCAGTGTTCAAATGCAAGATGTTTAAAGTGTACTGGAAGTATACAAGCAATAGTTCCTCTTAAGCACAATCAAATACACTTAAGTATTTAGGTGGACCTGCAGGGTATAATTATGTCAACTTTAGCATAGAACAAATGTgtcttaaatacattttagtgttgttgttgttttttcaatagGGTTCTAATAGCTTAATAATAAGTTCCAGAAGCTATACATATTATCAGTGTAAATGGGTAATCATATatcaatattgattttatttcatgcttaataattttcttagaatttccATACACTGCATTGAACCTAAAGTCCGGGTGGTCATTTAGGCCAAATGCagaaacatttaatacatttaatacataatgTTCTCCTCATAGGTGCAACTGAAATATCTGCCATCATAATGAATATGTTCTTTGAGTAGAATTTTTCTGCATTGCAATTTTAGGTATTCCATCGAACAAAATGCAGTAGGTGATGCACTTTTCAGTATTGATGCTGACAGTGGACTCATTACAACCACCAGGAGTCTAGACCGAGAGGAGGTAGCCTGGCACAACATCACAGTGATGGCTTCAGAGATTGGTATGTACAACTCTGAGGCCAGAATTCTGTCTGTATGCAttgattcttttttatttatttattattattttatttttttagttagttagttagtttctACAGAAAACACATGGAACCATTTTACCAATGATATCTTTATACTGAGTCAAGCATTCTAGACTGAGAACGTTATGTCCAAGAAGGAATCATTGGCCCTGAAGTCAGAATCATCAATACTGACCAAAAACAATTGTCTCCTTGAAGGAATGTTGCTGTTGGCATGCTGATGTGGCGTTGAAGGTGGACAGGGTCAATcaatttttcttctgtttttcctattggtttctctctctctctctctctctctctctctctctctctctctctctctctctctctctctctctctcttcttgttTTTATAGATGCTTATCTAAACAATTATCCTTCCTCTACACTTTTCTTTGCAGTGTTTTTCAGCTAATGGGCTGAAACTGCCCTCTTTAAATGCTTGCTGATAGTGGGATGATAATGTTAAGGCACTGTAGTTAATCTCAACTCCATCATACCGATTGACATTCCTCGCACGACTCCAAAGTGGGTGCAATGTTTCCCTCACACTGATTTTAAATTCCCATCATGCTTTTGTGAATCCAATGAGAGCAGGATTaatcatatatacagtatctCAATGTAATTATATGCAATTATATAATGTCATACAGGATATGTTTCTTCAACTTCatacttttcattatttatttttcacataatctGCCTAGCAATAGATCGCCCCTGTGTAACAAGGCTCTTTGTCACAAGGGTCTTTACCACTTTAATGTCCCAGGAGCTTATTAAAAATTTGCcatataaaatcattatataaaatcatttaaattatctttttttattattattattattattattattattttttacatattttgttattttatcctAGTCACAgacaaataaattgaaaataaattatagaagtatgaattattataattaactttCAGGATCATTTTCAACAGATAAGGtgtcaaaaataaacacacaacagtGTCAATGAAAAGCTTGAGGTGAAATGTGAGAAATGCGATGTGGGCAGAAAAATCTACGTAATTATCACTTGTGGGAAGATTTCATTGCAGTTATTTTAGCAAACTagtgtaaaagtgtaaaaatatgaTAATGATATTTAGGATACATACAAATACTAGCTGTGAAATTTGCAAGACTGATGGACCAGATATTTTGCGTtcagaatattttaaatgtaattttcatcacaaacaatgCAATTAAACATGTATAATACATTCACATATGATGTATACATGTAACCAACCTACTGCTGGATATTACTATTGGACTTATAAACTAGTGAGGATATAAATGTTCAcacatttaaataactttaaaaaaaaatggcatttgaATTATGAATAAAGGATGTAAGGATATCTCTGTCTTGTAAATAAAACATGGTATTCAACAGCAACTTTGCTGATTGAAGCTTTATGCCATTGTGTCCTGATATGGCATGATTTCAATCATGTGTAATCCCTCATACATTGAGCATTCATTGTTGTTTtgccagtttttattttttttatttttttttacagaaaacatCCATGATTGAATATGTGTCATATTTTTTTCCAGACAATCCAAATCTGGTGAGCTATGTGCCAGTCACAGTCCAGGTCTTGGATGTCAATGACAATGCCCCCTATATTGCCACTAACAGCGCTCTGGTTGTGTGTGAAGGCTCCAAGGCAGGCCAGGTTAGTTATCTCCTCTCAGTCCTTTTTTCAGTGTGTCTCTATCATTCTTTTTCAACCTGTCAGCTCCAATCCGAATCCCTGAAACTGTTTTTCCTATCTGTACTCCTTTTCTCCTGTCCTTTCTCCAACCCAGTTTCTAAACCATTTCTGTTTTCTCAAAccatcttttttttcatgttttaattccGTCTTTCTTTTCTGACATATGTATGAGCACACACACTCCCACGTACACTAACGCCATGGACACATGCATAAATGAGAAACACATACGCTGCCTTTATTATATGTCTGACACCATCAAGGATGGATTTATCTGTGGCTCAACAGACTTTGGAGGCTCTTAAACCTATAAATAATTCAGCGTGTACCACTGAATTCACCGGCAGATAGCAGTCTGCATCAAGTGCACTAGGAATGGCTCAAAGGAAATGTTAATCGTTGCACATTGAAATCTAGGTTCATGTAGCCGTTATATCTTTACCCTTGAATGAGATTATGATTTAAGCAGttagacacacacaatttacacACAGTAGCCGGCGATgcatttttttagattaaatatcAAGTGTCCTCTTTGAACATTTGTGTCCGTTGTGCTGGTGGTTAACCATAAAGAGTTTTTTAAGGGATAGGTCACTCAAATGTGacaattctgtaatcattttctcacacaaatgctgttccaaacccagaagactttggttaatcttcaaaacacaaatgtagatatttttaatgaacctTGACAGGTTGTGTGTCAATCATTGCTTAGATGTacataaaagcctaaattaaaccATGAAATAAAGCTTCATTTTATGTAGTCTTTATGACCTTTTCGGATCTTCTATGTTTGGTTACTACTACTTTCAATTATGGGATTAAGAAAAAACCTCtcaggttttattaaaaatatcttaacttgtgtttaGAAGATTAACAAAAGgcttatgggtttggaactacaggaggatgagtaaatgatagcAGAATAAAAATTTGGGGGTGAACTGTCTGTTTAAATAAAGGTATGGTAAATGATTCTGCCTGAATGAACATGTGTGATTAATGTACATAgctgtgttttcatttttgagcTCTGGTTAATTAAAgccttttttgggggggaggggtCATTCAAGCCCAATAAACCACATACTGTCTGTTTTAAGGCAGATGTCCattcatataaatgaatataaatatagcatATAAATTGTCTCTCATTTATTATGACTTCTGGTCTGCTGGGCTCAAACCGGTCCATCTTCTGTAACATCTAAATAAAATCCTCTTACCAATTACTGAAATGCATGATTGTAACTTTGTAAGATTAATTAAGTGTTTCCACAGAGATAAGGCAAAACCAAATTTCTTGTACTGGCATCAATTCACAGGAAGCTCTTTTCTTTTGATCTGCTCTGCACACTTTCACAACAGTACGCTGCATAAAACAATGCACTGTAATTTGGCAAGAAATCTGTTATGCAGTGACACAGGCTGTTTTCACACCTGGCTCGACTGCTTTCTCCAGAGATCTATTCTACTTCCTTCTCCATGTAACGGCATGTCTTATTGAACTTTTGGGTGTAAAGAGCATTATGTTTGCACCATCGAAATTACAAAATGATTTGTGATTGTCTTAAAACCATCACTAAGAATGTGATGAAAACAGAcaaatctgttttctattttaatgttttaaaatgtaatttaaagcttATTGATGATTCCTGAATTGTCCTTTCCATATCACTACCAGAACAAATGTGATCTGCTCCTAAATGCAGTTTCTTGAGAAACAGTTAGCTAATTTGCATTACCATTTAATAAGCATGAACGATAGCTGGCAGATAGCTCATATGTGGCAGATAGCTCAGGTGCATAATCATATATCATGAATATCAGTTCACTTTCACAACATTGATTGTGTACCAATTCTAAACATGAACCATACCAGACCACCAACTAAACAATCCGAACGTCAATATCAAATCAACTTGGTACCACAAAATCTCTGGTGTGAAAGTGCCTTAAGAGAGGGAAACCCCTGGCCTAACATGGGTGGTGCAGCACATGCAGATAAAGAGCTTTATTAATTGGTCCAGACTCTGTATGAGGGGATTCCCACTTGTAGCTGACATGCTAGAAGGAGCCAATTAGGTTAACAAGCTGACAAAACATCATGAGGCTGAGCAATGCTTCAAACCAGCTATCTGTTCAATGACTTTGATCCAGACACCCAACTGGCCGAGGGGCTTTGGGTCAATAGTCTGAAGttaatgtcttttaaaaagtGGAGAGGAAGAAGCCCAGATGGTCCAATTATAATTCTGTGTTACGGGGAGTGACAAAACCTGTCTCCCAGAGaagcaaaaatgtttgttttagatatttttagtGCCATATTGTCATTCAACCTTAATTTCGGAGAAAGAACTAAGCTTCAGCTTGTTTTCTCTTGTTCTTGGTGCAGGTCATTCAAACCATCAGGACCACGGACAAGGACAACTTCGCCAATGGTCGGTTCACTTTTGCTCTACCAGAAGACCTTCCAGCAAATCCAAACTTCACTCTGAAGGAcaatgaaggtaaaaaaaaaaaaaaaacatttccacagGATTTATTTTGGCTTGGTAAAACATCTTATTAGAAATAGTTTGACATGTTAAGCCTTTATTTTAGGAGTTGGTTACAAAAACTAATTCCATATTCAGTACTTAAGTTGTACACAGGTTCTTTTGAAAGTCAAATAAGATCCTTCTTATGTAAAAAGGCTCTCCGCAGTAATGGAATCTTTCTGATGTTTTCCAACTGATTTCCTGATGTTTGTTTAGTGCAAACCATCAGCTCCTCTCCACAAACATATTTAGTACCACATGTAGTCACACAGATCACCCTCATTTCCAGCCTTCCCCTCCTCTTCTTGCTCTTATTTTTAATTTCGTTGCAAGGCCAACAGAGCTGTTTCCTTGGAAACTAGGTCTGTGTTTATATTAGCTCAAGGCTCCCTGGTGGAGACGACTGGGCTGCAATGTTTTCCTTCTAATGCTGGACCGCTGCTTCAGTGAATCAGTGCTGGAGGTGGACCGGTCGGAGATTAACAGGGCAATCATAGAGATAAGAGACAGACGCTAAAAGCCCAGAGTTCAGAAGAGCCAGTGCTTCAGAGCTTTATTTGAGTTTGTATCCTAGCCAAGGTCCCCTCAGACCGCTTCATCCTTAAATAATGTCCCAGTGGATGGACTGTTAGGAAGCATTTTACACGTTAGTGGTTGGAGTGCTCTGTTGCACTTGCTGTGATCGGGTGGGTGTGCAGGGCTGTCATGCTTGATCACGTAGATGTTTCTCTCCTGGCGCTGCAGTCATTATGCCAGTGTCCACATGACCAGAATGCTTGCCATGGTGAGGCGGAAATAAAATATGATGGACATTCCCTGCGAAGGTGCACTTATTTCTCCCCAGAGAGATGACAGTGAGTTCAATTGAATAATAATCATCTTGACTGTTATGTTCTTTGACATAGTTCATATTCTGAATCTAGGAAGCATATTTAATGAAGCTCTACACTGAATGGGCGAGGGAGGGAATGTATGGTGCTCCATCCGCAAAGATAGCCTAGGTCAAGTTTTACGCCTTGCCACAGTTTTGGCAAGAGTGTTTGTGTTATCTGAGATGTGGGACGAATTTCATCAAGAGCATCCCTCCTGGGCCAATTCACTGCGATTCTCTCTCAGGCCATTTATCTCCCACCATTTAAACACTGTCATTAAATTATGACAGCTAGAGCGATCAGGACTCATGCCACAATTGCAGTATTGgcaatatttgttgttgttgttggtggtatttcctatttatatttttatttttatatttattacacgACGCATCTCACGGCCAAGATTAATTATCCACAGTACATGCATGGTTCGCTCTCATGatttttgtactgtttttttttttgtttttttttttctcacagggaAAGTGTTTACGAATCACTGCTACTTAAATCAAAGTGCAACTGTGAATTTTCCACCCATGTATAATTACAGACCACATTTTCTACATTGTTTGTGAAGATTTGCTAATGATCATTCCACCCTCTGTtgtttcatgttcatgtttttaaatagtgttTGGACAGATTAAATGGAGTCTACCTGCAGGCCATTTTATAAAACCCCCACAGCATGAAATCAAACACAAACGCGCTAAACAGAGAGGTCACTTCACGATGGGCTGATTTATGAGTAAATATTTTAGTGGTGCTAATTTTGGTAGTGTTAACCTTAACcctgaattttacatttttccttcCTGTAGTATCTAATGCATACACAACAGTTGCtggttctgcttgcattagaccCCAGGGGAGAAACAGCCCACTGCCGTAGACTTGGGTATATGGACAGTACAGATCCAGAGACTAGTGAATAATATCAATTGATTCTAGCAATTACAGTTAAGGAAAGTGGTATACGTTTCTGTATTTTATAGTAAGACAGGTATGTTCTTATACTTGTTCTGTAAGTATATGAAATCACAAGTTGTTTGGTTTCTTTCCAGCAGTACTAATTTACTAAATTTTTGTAATCTCTCTGTATATGACTTAatttattgacattttaaatgaaggATTCATGATATTTCAATAGTATATTTAATTTTGCACACTCATCTCttctatttttttacatttagattagctTCGTCATCTTCCAATACTCACTTAAAATAACACTATTAAATaacattgaaaatgaaaaatgaaaatctatTTCATACTGTATATTAGAATTATAATGTGAAAAGGTTGATGTAGTCAGATGCTGTTCTTTATTTgatgcattttacaaaataaatgcatttctgttggtgtggttaaaaaataaatgcacaaaaggttgtggatATATACTTATACTGTAAATTCTATCTAAACCCTGATGAGTTATAACAGGGAATTTTTCCAGAGGTGTAAACATGGTGCATTTGTATAGCATGGTTGATATTTAAATGTCCCTACCAATGTTTAACCCAAACCCACGCTCTTGCTCTCGTGGAAGCTGATATTCAGAGGGAGACGGAATTCGTCTTGTAACCCAAACCCCTCAAACCCTCCCAAGCTGCAGTGTCAGAAGACACTAGCTCAACACACATCTGCAACTGAAGAAGTAACATGACCGTGCATACACTTATAACCTGCGTCTCTGTGGGTGTGTGCGTATGTGAGCAAGGAAGGCAGTGACAGCTAGAAAGAAGGTGAAAAAAACTTGCACAAGCTTCTCAAAATTGAGAAAAGTTGGAGCACTGTACAGAGTTAATAAAGCATGACGCTTTTGTCACTGTGTGGAGTTTACAGGCTGTCAACACACCGGCACTCCAACACTCCCGTTGAGGAGGTAAAGCAGTAAatcgaaatgtttttttttaatcagaaacaAGTTAAAATGGGCCATTGTGGATTAGAaaacttaaaatagtttttgttgttgttgttgtttgtttgtttgtttttcactcccagcttaaaaatatatttataatattcatagTTCTGTCTCTAAATTCTGATCGGATTTGAAACTATCTTAAAATGGCATTATTTATATACTCaaatgtttgtggtcagtaaaatatgtttacaatttaaaaaaaaaaaagtctcttatgatcaccaaatatcattacaatttaataaaacaattttaaatatttacttccTATTGTgtatgttgctttggataaaagtgtctgctgaaggtagaaaatgtaaatgttaaataatttattcatgtgatggcaaaactgaattttttagcAGTATCATGACTGTATCCTTTTAccgtaatatgctgatttgtttatatttttgtaaaaaaaataacttttataaatataaagttaaatcaacagcatttctttaaaagtatttttttttattaaatcagaatgcatccttgatgaataaaaatgttaataaaaaaaaaaaaaaaaaaactgaccccaaacttttgagtgacATATATATAAACCAAAACATTAAGCATTGTGGAATGTCTTTTAGTTTGGTGCCGTTTTTATCACTGTTGTCATTTCAAGAAGAGTCCATAACCATATCAGGCAGCTTGAAAAGGAAGTAACAAATGCAATATTCAAAAAGCTGTTCTCCATTCTCAGAAGCAACTGCCGAGAATGGGGAGCGAATTGTTTTGTTGGCTTCTGTTGCATGGCGTCGTCATGCATGCAGCCAGCGAGAATAAACCTCTGCTCTCTCTGACAGATAGCAGTGCGAGTGTGTTGGCGCACAGGCAAGGCTTCAGCCAGGCGGAACAGGAGCTGTACCAGCTGCCTGTGGTTGTGTGGGATGGAGGAGAGCCCCTCCTCAGCAGCACCAGCACGCTTACGCTCAGGGTGTGCCCGTGCCAGCGCGGGGCCAGGATGCCAGTGTGCAGGGCTCAAGCCTTCCTGTCCTCGGCCGGTCTCAGCACTGGAGCCCTCATTGCCATCCTGCTGTGTGTGCTCATCCTCTTGGGTAAGACTGAAAACACCGGTCAGGAAAAGGACCTTCATTAATTTGCTatcagtcttaaaaaaaaattattttttagtttttataggattttttttttttcgtaattgttttctttattttattcttattgtttacagacagacagacagacagacatatatttGGACATCCAAGATGTTCTCTGCTGCTTTCTTTTCTGCTTGAAATTTACTGGTTGTAGATAAGAAGCTTCACCCTGCAGAATGTGTGAAAACCCCTCTCTCACTCCAGTCCACTGACAAGGCCAAATATAGACACTACTCAGGAATGCTGCACAACTGTGTGGGCTGAAACCAGGAATAATCGTACCATGCACTTACCTGAACAGATAGCAAGTGCTGTTAATAACACACTCAAATATACAGCAAAACAGTATTTTTGCTTGCGAGAATTTAAAGGCACTTCCCAGTTTACGGCATAATACCCAAACACAATGATGTGGCTCTATTCCAAAATCTAGTGAGGTCCCTACAGTGTTCAAGCCTGAGCTGGTTTGCAAGTCTCAGTTGGTCTCCCTCACTGGTAAAGCTGATCTGTTGGCTGGTCGTAGAGGAGATTTATGCAGTTAAACCAGCTTTGCAGTGGTTGGAGTCTTAAACCAAATATTGAACCAGCTAAGACCAACAGACCAGCTTAGGTTAGGTTAAGTGGATGTTTTCAACatttgacaacattttaattaagtgccATCATGAAGACTGTTGAAAGCAACATGCGTACCTTTTTTTGGTAACAATTTATGGTGGCATGTATCCATGTTATATCCATCTAAGGAGACCGAATGTATCCTTCATGATAAAAAGCTCAGTGAACAATTCACCCAGTCAGTAATGTCAGTAATATAGTTATATTTCACCTAATACACAAATACTATGTTACCTAATATTTACACACGTGGTCAGAATTGTTGGCACCCATGGTAAATATGAACAAAGACGGCTGTGAATTTAAACATGGattattaatcttttatttaaaataaatgaataataataaatcacaaaatatctgactttcattgaaaaacaattgaaaatgggGGAAAATCACATTatgaaaataagattttttattttattttattttttcacaaaaacacgTTGGATACAATTATTGGTACCCCTAGATCACCCTGGTATGCtcaaaattgtaaatatgaatgggaatatactgtgatattcccattcatattgaCAATATTGAGCACaccagggtgattatgaacatgaaattatccaatcatggcttcctgtttcacaggaaTATAAATAGGAGGGAAAACAAATGCCAAATTCCCCTTAGTCATCCATCgtaatgagaaaaaccaaagaatatatttctgatgtgtagaAAAAGATAACTGAGTTTCACTAAGAGCTAGAGCAGTGGAAATTCCCATTTCCActatcagggcaataattaagattttccaatcaacataaaatgttacgaatctgcctggaagaggacgtctTGCATATTGTCCTAATGCacagtgaggaggagagtttgagtggctaaagactctccaagaaccacagctggagaattgcagaaaaaaagttgAGTCTCAGGGTCAGAAAtcctaaaaaaagacaaaaaaaaaaaaaccttgtttggGGAGTTttgagggaagaaaaaaaaatcaagaaatgaAAATGCTCTTAAAAAATCCCCAGCATATACAGTTGTCAGACACTACTGGAACTTCAAacgggactggcttctatggtcagatgtacactaaaaaaaaaagtagttttttagcagcaaacactcaacaTGGGTTTGGTGcacacagggataaaaagtaccccatgtgtacagtGACATGTACTGCTGAATCTTTAATGTTGTGTACCTAttttttctgctggaggtcctggacatcttgtttagatacagggtatctttgattctatcaaataccaacagataaaaaaatcataaagtaaCTGACTCTTTTAGAAATCATATAATGGGCCATATTTGGATCATCCAACCAgacaataatccaaaaacaacacagaaataagTCACTGAGcccaaaaccaagcttctgctatgaaCATTCCAGATCCCTGACCTGAACATCGT contains:
- the LOC113068971 gene encoding cadherin-18-like, whose amino-acid sequence is MRAASSPACLSPLLLCLCVLQRSYGTPSPPTPTFIHNQTKLPDGDKDSHHRPKRGWIWNQFFVLEEHIGPDAQYVGKLHSNSDKGDGSVQYLLSGEGAGNIFTINELTGDIHAKKSLDREKKSHYVLHARAVDRFTNRAVEPESEFIIKVQDVNDNAPKFPDGPFSASVPEMADIGMSVFQITATDADDPTYGNSAKIVYSILQGQPFFTVDPKTGVIRTALPNMDRETREMYSVIIQAKDMAGSVGGLSGSTTVNISLTDVNDNPPRFSQKNYQLYVPESAQVGKAVGKIKANDEDLGVNAEMTYRITNEEGAAMFSISSDSDKREGIISLRKPLDYEKKKAYSLNIEGVNTHLDPRFSYLGPFKDTTTLKLIIGDVDEAPVFTMDYYIMDVYENAPAGTEVGMVTAQDPDSTRSKVRYSIEQNAVGDALFSIDADSGLITTTRSLDREEVAWHNITVMASEIDNPNLVSYVPVTVQVLDVNDNAPYIATNSALVVCEGSKAGQVIQTIRTTDKDNFANGRFTFALPEDLPANPNFTLKDNEDSSASVLAHRQGFSQAEQELYQLPVVVWDGGEPLLSSTSTLTLRVCPCQRGARMPVCRAQAFLSSAGLSTGALIAILLCVLILLAIVVLFVTLRSKKSKKEPLIISAEDIRENVVTYDDEGGGEEDTEAFDIAALRNPAAAEEMRMRKDLQSEMWRAMANEALSPALIIPDQDIHEVIKLKVVDANRDTRGPPYDSLQTYAYEGRGSPSGSISSLDLPEPQSELDLSEVDNWGPEVQILSKVFPEKGQQHIP